The following proteins are encoded in a genomic region of Camelus ferus isolate YT-003-E chromosome 8, BCGSAC_Cfer_1.0, whole genome shotgun sequence:
- the FRMD1 gene encoding FERM domain-containing protein 1 isoform X8 has product MTAEHRDVLVVLPTWERLRLVVRVQATGRELFQQVCDKTSIRETHFFGLSVVRNGEYVFVDLEQKLSKYFSKDWKREMHREGGRADAPFVAFLRVQYYVEDGRVIRDKAARHLYYCHLKERVLRSQCAHREEAYFLLAALGLQADLGNHREPAHRGPYFQPQAYFPQWIITKRGSAYILRHAPTLHREQRGLSPKEAELRFIREACRLEDVPVHFFRLYKDKKEDRPTVVLGLTLKGVQVYQEVHHAPQLLYDFPWSRVGKLAFLGKKFEIWPDGLPPARKLVYHTGCAWRSSHLLRLLRDSHQLHRALQPALRRLRQLEEVQEKKCYRESYVSDELELGLEQELGLDLGLAGRAAPGTPSSPGSPGCGDRAGGSQHPPHQLPLLSADSHCSSHSSGIEVDPQPGGPMGPGEMSVDEPIRAPAPCGEGPSCSSRASQSRRGTVGGGRGGPEGDTQDPGDASPQQPLAVVRVTLVSMRGRSTEALHQILEAEAAAEPCRTSTAAAWTTCAPHLPRAAHRAAVPSATHWTPRPSSSAVGGPWMASPWTCSGRTTSRRNLWYRCLAAPLHPHRTAPRTWGSSHAGPHLPLTSLCPGGSHRPPPG; this is encoded by the exons ACGGCGAGTACGTCTTTGTGGACTTGGAGCAGAAGCTCAGCAAGTACTTCTCCAAGGACTGGAAGAGAGAGATGCACAGA gAAGGCGGCAGGGCCGACGCCCCCTTCGTGGCCTTCCTCAGGGTGCAGTACTACGTGGAGGACGGAAGGGTCATCAG GGACAAGGCGGCCCGGCACCTGTACTACTGCCACCTGAAGGAGCGGGTGCTGCGGTCCCAGTGCGCCCACCGGGAGGAGGCCTACTTCCTGCTGGCGGCCCTCGGGCTGCAGGCCGACCTGGGCAACCACCGCGAGCCGGCGCACCGCGGGCCGTACTTCCAGCCCCAGGCCTACTTCCCGCAGTGG ATCATCACCAAGAGGGGCAGCGCCTACATCCTCAGGCACGCGCCCACCCTGCACCGGGAGCAGCGGGGCCTGAGCCCCAAGGAGGCCGAGCTGCGCTTCATCAGGGAGGCCTGCCGGCTGGAGGACGTGCCCGTCCACTTCTTCAGGCTGTACAAG GATAAAAAGGAAGACCGACCCACCGTTGTTCTCGGACTGACCCTCAAAGGAGTGCAGGTCTATCAG GAGGTACACCACGCTCCACAGCTGCTCTACGACTTCCCCTGGTCCCGTGTTGGGAAGCTGGCGTTTCTG gggaagaAGTTCGAGATCTGGCCGGATGGGCTGCCGCCGGCCCGGAAGCTGGTGTACCACACGGGCTGCGCCTGGCGCTCCAGCCACCTGCTGCGCCTGCTCCGCGACAGCCACCAGCTGCACCGCGCCCTGCAGCCCGCGTTACGGCGGCTGCGGCAGCTGGAGGAGGTGCAAG AAAAGAAGTGCTACCGGGAGTCCTACGTCAGCGACgagctggagctggggctggagcaggagctgggCCTGGACCTGGGCCTGGCCGGCAGGGCTGCCCCCGGCACCCCCAGCTCCCCCGGCTCCCCCGGCTGCGGGGACAGAGCGGGTGGTAGCCAGCATCCACCCCATCAGCTCCCCCTCCTCTCAGCCGACAGCCACTGCAGCTCCCACTCATCGGGCATCGAGGTGGACCCCCAGCCGGGGGGGCCCATGGGGCCGGGGGAGATGTCAGTGGATGAGCCCATCAGGGCCCCGGCGCCCTGCGGGGAGGGGCCATCCTGCAGTTCCCGTGCCAGCCAGAGCCGCCGTGGCACAGTTGGTGGCGGCAGAGGTGGGCCTGAAGGGGACACTCAGGACCCAGGAGACG CCTCTCCCCAGCAGCCCTTGGCCGTGGTGCGGGTCACACTGGTCAGCATGAGGGGCCGGAGCACTGAGGCCTTGCACCAG ATCCTGGAGGCAGAGGCGGCGGCCGAACCGTGCAGGACCAGCACAGCCGCAGCCTGGACGACGTGCGCCCCACACCTGCCCCGCGCCGCGCACCGCGCAGCGGTCCCCTCGGCCACGCACTGGACCCCGCGCCCGAGCTCCTCTGCGGTAGGAGGTCCGTGGATGGCCTCTCCGTGGACCTGCTCAGGGAGGACCACCTCCCGGAGGAATTTGTGGTATAGATGCCTCGCGGCGCCACTCCACCCACACCGCACAGCTCCGCGCACGTGGGGCTCCAGCCACGCAGGGCCACACCTGCCCCTCACCTCTCTCTGCCCGGGAGGCTCCCACCGCCCACCACCTGGTTGA
- the FRMD1 gene encoding FERM domain-containing protein 1 isoform X9: protein MSWWCCPHGSGCGWSCGCRPPGASSSSRCVTRPASERPTSLASAWSETASTSLWTWSRSSASTSPRTGRERCTEDKAARHLYYCHLKERVLRSQCAHREEAYFLLAALGLQADLGNHREPAHRGPYFQPQAYFPQWIITKRGSAYILRHAPTLHREQRGLSPKEAELRFIREACRLEDVPVHFFRLYKDKKEDRPTVVLGLTLKGVQVYQEVHHAPQLLYDFPWSRVGKLAFLGKKFEIWPDGLPPARKLVYHTGCAWRSSHLLRLLRDSHQLHRALQPALRRLRQLEEVQEKKCYRESYVSDELELGLEQELGLDLGLAGRAAPGTPSSPGSPGCGDRAGGSQHPPHQLPLLSADSHCSSHSSGIEVDPQPGGPMGPGEMSVDEPIRAPAPCGEGPSCSSRASQSRRGTVGGGRGGPEGDTQDPGDASPQQPLAVVRVTLVSMRGRSTEALHQILEAEAAAEPCRTSTAAAWTTCAPHLPRAAHRAAVPSATHWTPRPSSSAVGGPWMASPWTCSGRTTSRRNLWYRCLAAPLHPHRTAPRTWGSSHAGPHLPLTSLCPGGSHRPPPG, encoded by the exons ACGGCGAGTACGTCTTTGTGGACTTGGAGCAGAAGCTCAGCAAGTACTTCTCCAAGGACTGGAAGAGAGAGATGCACAGA GGACAAGGCGGCCCGGCACCTGTACTACTGCCACCTGAAGGAGCGGGTGCTGCGGTCCCAGTGCGCCCACCGGGAGGAGGCCTACTTCCTGCTGGCGGCCCTCGGGCTGCAGGCCGACCTGGGCAACCACCGCGAGCCGGCGCACCGCGGGCCGTACTTCCAGCCCCAGGCCTACTTCCCGCAGTGG ATCATCACCAAGAGGGGCAGCGCCTACATCCTCAGGCACGCGCCCACCCTGCACCGGGAGCAGCGGGGCCTGAGCCCCAAGGAGGCCGAGCTGCGCTTCATCAGGGAGGCCTGCCGGCTGGAGGACGTGCCCGTCCACTTCTTCAGGCTGTACAAG GATAAAAAGGAAGACCGACCCACCGTTGTTCTCGGACTGACCCTCAAAGGAGTGCAGGTCTATCAG GAGGTACACCACGCTCCACAGCTGCTCTACGACTTCCCCTGGTCCCGTGTTGGGAAGCTGGCGTTTCTG gggaagaAGTTCGAGATCTGGCCGGATGGGCTGCCGCCGGCCCGGAAGCTGGTGTACCACACGGGCTGCGCCTGGCGCTCCAGCCACCTGCTGCGCCTGCTCCGCGACAGCCACCAGCTGCACCGCGCCCTGCAGCCCGCGTTACGGCGGCTGCGGCAGCTGGAGGAGGTGCAAG AAAAGAAGTGCTACCGGGAGTCCTACGTCAGCGACgagctggagctggggctggagcaggagctgggCCTGGACCTGGGCCTGGCCGGCAGGGCTGCCCCCGGCACCCCCAGCTCCCCCGGCTCCCCCGGCTGCGGGGACAGAGCGGGTGGTAGCCAGCATCCACCCCATCAGCTCCCCCTCCTCTCAGCCGACAGCCACTGCAGCTCCCACTCATCGGGCATCGAGGTGGACCCCCAGCCGGGGGGGCCCATGGGGCCGGGGGAGATGTCAGTGGATGAGCCCATCAGGGCCCCGGCGCCCTGCGGGGAGGGGCCATCCTGCAGTTCCCGTGCCAGCCAGAGCCGCCGTGGCACAGTTGGTGGCGGCAGAGGTGGGCCTGAAGGGGACACTCAGGACCCAGGAGACG CCTCTCCCCAGCAGCCCTTGGCCGTGGTGCGGGTCACACTGGTCAGCATGAGGGGCCGGAGCACTGAGGCCTTGCACCAG ATCCTGGAGGCAGAGGCGGCGGCCGAACCGTGCAGGACCAGCACAGCCGCAGCCTGGACGACGTGCGCCCCACACCTGCCCCGCGCCGCGCACCGCGCAGCGGTCCCCTCGGCCACGCACTGGACCCCGCGCCCGAGCTCCTCTGCGGTAGGAGGTCCGTGGATGGCCTCTCCGTGGACCTGCTCAGGGAGGACCACCTCCCGGAGGAATTTGTGGTATAGATGCCTCGCGGCGCCACTCCACCCACACCGCACAGCTCCGCGCACGTGGGGCTCCAGCCACGCAGGGCCACACCTGCCCCTCACCTCTCTCTGCCCGGGAGGCTCCCACCGCCCACCACCTGGTTGA